GCCGCCGGGGCGACGCCCTGCCCGCAGAGCACGCGCGGCACGGCGTCGGACGCGGTGACGAACACCGCGGGCACCTCGCCCCCCGGCCCGCACAGGTGCGGCTCGACGACCTGCAGCACGAACCCGGCCGCCACCGCCGCGTCGAAGGCGTTGCCGCCCCGGGCGAGCACGGACATCGCCGTGGACGTGCCGAGGTAGTGGGTGCTGGAGGCGGCCCCGGCCGGCCCCCGCTGCTCGTGCTTCGTCGGTGCCACCGCGCCAGCCTGACGCCCGGCGCCCGCGCCCGCACGATCGGACGCACCCCGGTCCCCGGACCTGCGCGCCGACGGGGTCGTCGGCCGCGCGGGCCGCGGGTCAGAGATCGGCGGCCAGCGGCACGTCGTCGATCGCCGGGGACGTCATCCAGTGCCGCACGGCGTGGGTGGCGGCGACGTCGTCGGCGTTGTACTCCAGCAGTCGGGCGCGCTGGACGGCGTCGGGCGCGGCACCGTCCATCCCGACGGCGTCGCGGTACCAGCGCATCGAGTTCTCGCCGCTCGCCTCGGCGTCGTGCCAGGCGAACCCGGCGGCGGGGGCGATGCGCTTGAGGCCCTTGCCGTGCGCGCACAGGAACCACTCGTTGACGACGGCGAACAGGTCGACCCAGCACGGGTCGTCGATGAACGCCTGGACCTCGGCGAGCGGCGGGATGCCCGGCATCCCGGCGAAGCGCTGCGCGGAGCCCAGCAGCCAGCGGTTCTCGGCCTGCTCGTTGTAGCAGTAGGCGGCGAAGGTGCGTCCCGACGCGGCGGCCCGCGCCCGCACCCCGGAGAGCCAGGTCCAGAACTCCGCGAACGAGCGGGCCTCGTCGAGGGTGGGCACCGGGTCCCAGGTGGCGAACGCGCGGTAGCCGTCGGGCTCGTCTCCGGGGCGGGCACCGCCGGGATGGGTGAGCAGGGCGCCCCACAGGTACGCCCCGGACTCCCCGAAGCTCTCCATGTCGATGTCGACCTCGACGTCGGCGCGCAGCACGGGCACCCGCGGCACCCGCCGGACCACGGAGAGGTCGCGCCGCCAGGCCCGCGCGAGCGCGACGACGTCGGGGTAGGGCTGGGCGGGGAACGGGACCGGGGGCTCGGCCGTGGGGTCGAGCGCGGCCAGCTGGTCGACGGTGTGCACGCCGACCTCGCGCAGCGCCACCGCCATCTCCCCCCGCACGACGA
This sequence is a window from Pseudonocardia petroleophila. Protein-coding genes within it:
- a CDS encoding TM0106 family RecB-like putative nuclease; this encodes MTATAGTSCPPAVLLDAGSLTRCRRRIHLDHDPSAADVPRALPDPSLEQRRADAAVHREQLRAQLAAALPGLVTAGSAAATAAAVAERAPYVWGAVLPSDGARRGGAELLVRVGGGYVPLVVVRHRITDPGTGAVTSPLLAPHPDRALPDEARKIRSQPRDLLRLAHLHRLLRSAGWAPADEVRHAHAGGVVGLDADAVVWHDLRAGHWPGGRSTLAEYDVRLADRSAVALAAVTGAPALAAPSRVNECRHCPWWPTCEAELRRTGDVSLVVRGEMAVALREVGVHTVDQLAALDPTAEPPVPFPAQPYPDVVALARAWRRDLSVVRRVPRVPVLRADVEVDIDMESFGESGAYLWGALLTHPGGARPGDEPDGYRAFATWDPVPTLDEARSFAEFWTWLSGVRARAAASGRTFAAYCYNEQAENRWLLGSAQRFAGMPGIPPLAEVQAFIDDPCWVDLFAVVNEWFLCAHGKGLKRIAPAAGFAWHDAEASGENSMRWYRDAVGMDGAAPDAVQRARLLEYNADDVAATHAVRHWMTSPAIDDVPLAADL